The following proteins are co-located in the Anser cygnoides isolate HZ-2024a breed goose chromosome 2, Taihu_goose_T2T_genome, whole genome shotgun sequence genome:
- the LOC136789934 gene encoding glutamic acid-rich protein-like — protein KKKKKKKKKKKKKKKKKKKKKKKKKKKKKKKKKKKKKKKKKKRKEKKRKEKKRKEKKRKEKKRKEKKRKEKKKRKEKKRKEKKRKEKKRKEKKRKEKKRKEKKRKEKKRKEKKRKEKKRKEKKRKEKKRKEKKRKEKKRKEKKRKEKERKEKKRKEKKREKKRKEKKRKEKKRKEKKRKEKKRKEKKRKEKKRKEKKKKRKEKKRKEKKRKEKKEKKRKEKKRKEEKKRKEKKRKEKKRKEKKRKEKKRKEKKRKKRKEKKRKEKKRKEKKRKEKKRKEKKRKEKKEKKRKEKKRKEKRTIEQHRNLSY, from the exons aagaagaagaagaagaagaagaagaagaagaagaagaagaagaagaagaagaagaagaagaagaagaagaagaagaagaagaagaagaagaagaagaagaagaagaagaagaagaaga aaaagaaaagaaaagaaaagaaaagaaaagaaaagaaaagaaaagaaaagaaaagaaaagaaaagaaaagaaaagaaaagaaaagaaaagaaaagaaaaaaagaaaagaaaagaaaagaaaagaaaagaaaagaaaagaaaagaaaagaaaagaaaagaaaagaaaagaaaagaaaagaaaagaaaagaaaagaaaagaaaagaaaagaaaagaaaagaaaagaaaagaaaagaaaagaaaagaaaagaaaagaaaagaaaagaaaagaaaagaaaagaaaagaaaagaaaagaaaagaaaagaaaagaaaagaaaagaaaaggaaaggaaagaaaagaaaagaaaagaaaagaaaag agaaaagaaaagaaaagaaaagaaaagaaaagaaaagaaaagaaaagaaaagaaaagaaaagaaaagaaaagaaaagaaaagaaaagaaaagaaaagaaaagaaaagaaaagaaaaagaaaagaaaagaaaagaaaagaaaagaaaagaaaagaaaagaaaaaaaggaaaagaaaagaaaagaaaagaaaagaaaagaagaaaagaaaagaaaagaaaagaaaagaaaagaaaagaaaagaaaagaaaagaaaagaaaagaaaagaaaagaaaagaaaagaaaagaaagaaaagaaaagaaaagaaaagaaaagaaaagaaaagaaaagaaaagaaaagaaaagaaaagaaaagaaaagaaaagaaaagaaaagaaaagaaagaaaagaaaagaaaagaaaagaaaagaaaagaaaagagaaccaTAGAACAACATAGAAATCTGTCTTATTGA